CGGTCGTACATTTTTTTTTCTACCGATGAGAAACTCCTAACGGAGTTTACTTTGATGGTCTATAAAAATTAATATTTTTATAGACTCTATTATTCATCCTACAAATTTGTTTCGTTGAATCATTTCAATTTAATCAGAGAAAATACTAATCAATCCCAAGCATGGTGTCTAACTCTTTGTAACTATGAAAAAGAATTGCACCTTCTTGTTTTAAATCTTCATTATTAAATCCATTGGCAAAACCATATACTTTAAATCCGCCGTTTATTCCTGCCTTAACACCTGCAACACTATCTTCTATTACAATGCAGTCTTTCACATCAAATCCCATTTCTTCGGCCGCGTGAAGAAAAATTCCAGGATCGGGTTTCCAGCTTTTAATGACATAGGAACTATAAATTCTGTCTTCAAATCTATCCAGTAAACCAGCAAGTCCAAGATTAAGTCTAATTTTTTCTAATGGCCCGCTTGAAGCTGTACAATACGGTATTTTAAGATTATCGAGAAAATCTACAATTCCTTCCATTGGTTTAGTTTCTTTTTTGAAAGCTTCAAAACTCCTATCTCTATAGTTAGATTCAAAATCTTCCGGAAGTTTTTTCCCTATTCCGTTTTCAATCTGCACAAAACAATCTTTAAGGCTTCGACCGTTAAATAAATGATAGGCTTTTTCCAATTCTAATTGAAATCCGTACTCTTTTGCCATTTCTAGCAATACTCCGTTTCCTATTTTTTCTGTATCTACCAAAACGCCATCACAATCGAAAATAATACATTTAACCATTTTTGTTGATTTTCATTTAATTATAAATTCTACTGAAGTAAAAGTCAGCGAATGTAAATTACAAAAAAATATCTGTTTTCTTTTTTACTCTTTTTTGTTAATTTTCAACATTCCGTACACAATTACTCCTATTCTGTATTCCTATTTATTTTATGATTTGTACTTTTATAAAATCCTATCAAACCGATTTTAAAAAATTAAATTTATAAATTTTGAAGAAGTACTTTTTATTTACCGCGATTCTGGCTGGAACTTTTACTATTCAGTCACAAAACAAAATCATCACAATCAGCAATCCTTTAAAAGTTGACCGAGAATTTGAAACCATAGAATTAACTAAAAAAACGCTGGGATTAGCTTCAGATTCAAAACTTGAAAACTTTATTATAAAAGATTTAAGCAGCAATTCACTTTTAGAAACTCAAACCGTAGATAATGATGGAGACGGAACAATGGATGTTCTTTTATTTCAGCCTAAAATTAAAGCTTCGTCTAAACAGGATTTTGAAGTTTTAGTTGGAACTAATCCGAATGCTTCTCAAACAATCAGCTGTTATTCTCGTTTTGTTCCAGAAAGAACAGATGATTATGCTTGGGAAAACAATAAAGTTGCTTTTAGAACGTATGGCCCAGTTGCTCAAAAAATGGTTGAAGATAATGTTCCCGGCGGTACTTTAACAAGCGGCATTGATGCCTGGCTAAAAAGAGTTGAATATCCAATTATCAACAAATGGTACGATAAAATGACTACTGGAAAAGGTACTTATCATAAAGATACAGGAGAAGGTTTAGACAATTTTCAAGTTGGCCCGAGTCGTGGCGTGGGCGGAATTGCCGTAAATGTAGATGGAAAATATTATTTTTCTAAAAACTTCATCAGCTGGAAAACGATCACAACTGGCCCAATTCGAACTAGTTTTATTTTAACCTATGCAGATTGGGATGCGAAAGGCAATAAAATAACGGAATCAAAACTGATTAGTTTAGATTACGGAAGTCAGCTTTCTCGTTTTGAAATCAATATTACAGGAACTAAAACTGTGGCTGCTGGACTAACTCTTCACGATAAAAAAGGAACTACTGGAACAAACCTAAAAGAAGGATGGTTAAGTTATTGGGAACCAATTGATGATTCTGAAATTGGTTTAGGATTGGTTGCGCCAAAAGGCTCATTACTAAGTTTTGACAATCATGTTACAAATGAAATAGATTTGAGCAACTTGTACGGCAATATAGCAGTTAAAAACAATAAAGCCATTTATTATGTTGGTTTCGGATGGAAAAAAGGAAGTCCGTTTCAAACGAAACAAGAATGGGAAAAATATTTGAGTTCTTTTGCGGAGAAAATTAATAATCCTTTGACTGTAAAAGTGAAAAAGTGATTTTTCTTTTGCCGCAAAGGCACTAAGATACAAAGTTTTTTTTATTCTTTAATTGTAAACATAGCCCGTGGTTTCAACCACGGGAAACGTATTGTGGTTATGCATTGTGTTCCCGTGGTTGAAACCACGAGCTATAATTGAAAATGATCAACTCTAAAAGGGTTATTTCTAAAATCTACAATCAAACAGTTTTCCTCGCAGGAAAATAATTCTCCTTCAAAATAATTTCCAGCGGAATGTAATGGGTATGTTCCGTTTCTTCCTGAAGAACCAATTTCTTATACAAATAATTGATTCCCATATATCCTTGGTCTTCGGGCCTTTGGTTGATTAAAAAATCAATTACGCCTTTATTGAGATATTCAATATTTTCTTTCAATAAATCATAACCAATGATTCGGACACCTTTTATATTGTTTCTGTATAAAAATTCCGCAACAATATAAGCTCTCGAATTGGGAACAAATACGCTGTTGATGCCAGCAAACATATCTAAACTCAATTGATCTATTTTGGAATCTTTTAAAGTAACTTCCGAAAATTTAAAATTCGTCAGTTCGTTATGATCTTTAAAATAAGAATAGAAACCATCAATTCGCTGTAAATAAACCGAAGTACTTTCTATTTCTCTTGTAATTTTAAAAATCAAAACCTGTCTTTCATTTTTTACAGCAAAACTGATTAACCTTCCTGCTAAATAACCACTCTGAAAAGCATTCTGCCCCACATAAGCATGCTGATTTCCTTCAGAAATATCAGAATCGATCATGACAACTGGAATGTTTCTCTTTTGATATTCATTTAAAAACTCAACCGAATCCTGATAAAATATCGGTGCAAATAACAAACCATCGCAATCAAACTGCATTACTTTATGTACGGTTTCTTTGAAAGATATTAGATTATAATCGTAGAAAAAATAATCCAAAACGATTCCGAATTTACTAAACTCAATAGCTGCTTTTTCAATACCATCAACCTGACTTTTCCAATACTCTAAAGTTTCCGACTTCGGAAGAAAAACAGCAAAATGAAATTTTTTATTTAAAGCCAGATTACTTGCCAATATATTTCGTTTATACCCAAATTCATCAATTATCGCATTGACCTTATCAACGGTCTCCTGCGCTACTTGTCCGCGTTTGTGTATGATTCTGTCAACCGTTCCCGGAGAGACATTCGCTAATTCGGCAATTTTTTTGATTGTTATGATATTGATTCTTTTTAAGTTAAAAAAATAAACGCAGTGCGGTAAAACTAATTTATTTTATCAAAAATAAGTTGTTTTACAATGCATTTTACATACATTTGTAAAATACCGTGTACGCACACGGCAAATATACACATAACATTAAAAAAACAATTCTTTTTTTCTGTTATCTATTGAAAACTAACTATTAAAACCAAAAAAATCTATAAAAAATGATAGTAGATTCATTACATAATGCTGCAAAATATTACAGCCTTCATCCTAATTTTCAAAAGGCATTTGATTATGTAAATCAAAATGACATTGCCAATCTTGAAGAAGGAGCATTTGAAATTGGCGAGGGCTTAAAACTAATTGTAATTGTCGGACAAGGAAATACTAAGGAAGAAGCTGTAAAAGGTTTTGAATGTCATGATCAAAATATTGACATTCAGATTTCGATTAAAGGCCCTGAAACTTTTGCATGGAAACCGAGAGAAAAATGTGTAAATCCAAACGGCGATTACAGTGACGAAAGAGATGTTCGTTTTTTTCATGATGCTCCAGATACGTTTTTTCAATTGCAGGAAAAACAATTTGCCATTTTATTTCCTGAAGA
This portion of the Flavobacterium panacagri genome encodes:
- a CDS encoding HAD family hydrolase, which encodes MVKCIIFDCDGVLVDTEKIGNGVLLEMAKEYGFQLELEKAYHLFNGRSLKDCFVQIENGIGKKLPEDFESNYRDRSFEAFKKETKPMEGIVDFLDNLKIPYCTASSGPLEKIRLNLGLAGLLDRFEDRIYSSYVIKSWKPDPGIFLHAAEEMGFDVKDCIVIEDSVAGVKAGINGGFKVYGFANGFNNEDLKQEGAILFHSYKELDTMLGID
- a CDS encoding DUF4861 family protein; this encodes MKKYFLFTAILAGTFTIQSQNKIITISNPLKVDREFETIELTKKTLGLASDSKLENFIIKDLSSNSLLETQTVDNDGDGTMDVLLFQPKIKASSKQDFEVLVGTNPNASQTISCYSRFVPERTDDYAWENNKVAFRTYGPVAQKMVEDNVPGGTLTSGIDAWLKRVEYPIINKWYDKMTTGKGTYHKDTGEGLDNFQVGPSRGVGGIAVNVDGKYYFSKNFISWKTITTGPIRTSFILTYADWDAKGNKITESKLISLDYGSQLSRFEINITGTKTVAAGLTLHDKKGTTGTNLKEGWLSYWEPIDDSEIGLGLVAPKGSLLSFDNHVTNEIDLSNLYGNIAVKNNKAIYYVGFGWKKGSPFQTKQEWEKYLSSFAEKINNPLTVKVKK
- a CDS encoding LacI family DNA-binding transcriptional regulator: MNIITIKKIAELANVSPGTVDRIIHKRGQVAQETVDKVNAIIDEFGYKRNILASNLALNKKFHFAVFLPKSETLEYWKSQVDGIEKAAIEFSKFGIVLDYFFYDYNLISFKETVHKVMQFDCDGLLFAPIFYQDSVEFLNEYQKRNIPVVMIDSDISEGNQHAYVGQNAFQSGYLAGRLISFAVKNERQVLIFKITREIESTSVYLQRIDGFYSYFKDHNELTNFKFSEVTLKDSKIDQLSLDMFAGINSVFVPNSRAYIVAEFLYRNNIKGVRIIGYDLLKENIEYLNKGVIDFLINQRPEDQGYMGINYLYKKLVLQEETEHTHYIPLEIILKENYFPARKTV
- a CDS encoding YhcH/YjgK/YiaL family protein → MIVDSLHNAAKYYSLHPNFQKAFDYVNQNDIANLEEGAFEIGEGLKLIVIVGQGNTKEEAVKGFECHDQNIDIQISIKGPETFAWKPREKCVNPNGDYSDERDVRFFHDAPDTFFQLQEKQFAILFPEDVHTAMIGEGLLKKIVIKVKI